One segment of Elusimicrobiota bacterium DNA contains the following:
- a CDS encoding outer membrane beta-barrel protein — translation MGSKTAAALCAALLLAGPSARAGGPEELRIVQFSDTLLLRVGSELVQLAPGSAGAAVPAGRRTEVLSGEATLAAAGVRLQVRPGAAFVYRCVPDGAVLSVEAGAVESVLSDGRLFPVAAGQTLRLGSLPAALEPPAALPERTPAETASRGPSLEPREPGFDPLDSLARLFEGLSRLKKPQLKLVLDLHPYYRLEQAYQSNIYRVPRDGAAGARVGGGVRSSWITTNNAGLKFELPFSRRHRLEGGYDAAYTAYTTQPAANNALKQTLRGEYVFSGVRGMQGKVWDALMSTVDPAFSETVSRERRLQNDFGARVDSARSRSLVWAAEGSVGAHKYRNPVLASSLDRREVLAGLEGGWLFQPKTKLYLAYKRGLIHYTAGRATHSRSHQASAGLSGKLAPKVTGKLEGSMLYREYEVSPGAGPRVVRNWLSAIQIDWQAGERNKVGLRMYRDMNQTTYTNNRYYVATGARLDLKRSWRRWSAGVYGSCEADTYPELTTSGGLTQRRKDDLWGAGLDMDWKLRSWLGVGTSYARVWKRSNFPASYDYDDDTTSVWLRLQF, via the coding sequence ATGGGGAGCAAGACCGCCGCCGCCCTCTGCGCCGCCCTGCTCCTCGCCGGGCCCTCGGCGCGCGCGGGAGGACCGGAAGAGCTGCGCATCGTCCAGTTCTCCGACACGCTGCTCCTGAGGGTCGGCTCCGAACTCGTGCAGCTCGCCCCCGGGTCCGCCGGCGCCGCGGTGCCGGCCGGCCGGCGCACGGAGGTCCTCTCCGGCGAGGCGACGCTCGCCGCCGCCGGCGTGCGCCTGCAGGTCCGCCCCGGCGCCGCCTTCGTCTACCGCTGCGTGCCCGACGGCGCCGTGCTCAGCGTCGAAGCCGGCGCGGTCGAATCGGTCCTCTCCGACGGACGGCTCTTCCCCGTGGCGGCGGGCCAGACCCTGCGCCTCGGAAGCTTGCCGGCGGCGCTGGAGCCTCCGGCAGCCCTTCCCGAGAGGACTCCCGCGGAGACGGCTTCGCGCGGCCCGTCCCTGGAGCCGCGCGAACCGGGGTTCGACCCTCTCGACTCGCTCGCTCGGCTCTTCGAGGGCCTCTCGCGGCTCAAGAAGCCGCAGCTCAAGCTCGTCCTCGACCTCCATCCCTACTACCGGCTCGAGCAGGCCTACCAGAGCAACATCTACCGCGTCCCGCGCGACGGCGCCGCCGGCGCCCGCGTCGGCGGAGGCGTGCGCAGCTCCTGGATCACGACGAACAACGCCGGGCTGAAGTTCGAGCTCCCCTTCAGCCGCCGCCATCGCCTCGAAGGCGGCTACGACGCCGCGTACACGGCCTACACGACGCAGCCCGCCGCCAACAACGCTCTCAAGCAGACCCTTCGCGGAGAGTACGTCTTCAGCGGCGTGCGCGGGATGCAGGGGAAGGTCTGGGACGCCCTCATGAGCACCGTCGACCCGGCTTTCAGCGAGACCGTCTCGCGCGAGCGGCGGCTGCAGAACGACTTCGGCGCGCGCGTCGATTCCGCCCGCAGCCGCAGCCTCGTCTGGGCGGCCGAGGGTTCGGTCGGCGCCCACAAGTACCGCAACCCGGTCCTCGCGAGCTCTCTCGACCGCCGGGAAGTCCTCGCGGGACTGGAAGGCGGCTGGCTCTTCCAGCCCAAGACGAAGCTCTACCTCGCCTACAAGCGCGGGCTGATCCACTACACCGCCGGCCGCGCGACCCACTCGCGCTCGCATCAGGCCAGCGCCGGCCTCAGCGGGAAGCTCGCGCCCAAGGTCACCGGGAAGCTCGAAGGCTCCATGCTCTACCGCGAGTACGAGGTCTCCCCGGGCGCCGGGCCCCGCGTCGTGCGCAACTGGCTGAGCGCCATCCAGATCGACTGGCAGGCGGGAGAGCGGAACAAGGTCGGGCTGCGCATGTATCGCGACATGAACCAGACGACCTACACGAATAACCGCTACTATGTCGCGACGGGCGCCCGCCTCGACCTCAAGCGCTCCTGGCGCCGCTGGAGCGCGGGGGTCTACGGCAGCTGCGAGGCCGACACCTATCCCGAGCTCACCACCTCGGGAGGGCTCACGCAGCGGCGCAAGGACGACCTTTGGGGGGCGGGACTCGACATGGACTGGAAGCTGCGCAGCTGGCTGGGCGTCGGAACCTCGTACGCGCGGGTCTGGAAGCGCTCGAACTTCCCCGCGAGTTACGACTACGACGACGAC
- a CDS encoding LysM peptidoglycan-binding domain-containing protein produces the protein MKRLLSAVPLLFVCALARAGEARLALEGRADDGLRPLSGVCLLDFEVREEGGALLWRGSRYVPVREGRWSAELEAPGLPAAGWSVRAQGPAGTGWRAVVDSARASEAASAAPVPVIPAPALPQALIDVPVASQSRGELPVSVSAGSSKEEPRLRRLERELERTRRTAELSQKEAEHSRARLEAVERTLRQGGAAAGTPRIYEVHDGDTLRSIAAKLYGDAERWTELYEANSDRLQRGGDPVSGQRLVVPPPR, from the coding sequence TTGAAGCGGCTCCTGAGCGCGGTGCCCCTCCTCTTCGTCTGCGCGCTCGCGCGCGCGGGGGAGGCGCGCCTCGCGCTCGAAGGCCGCGCCGACGACGGGCTCCGCCCGCTCTCGGGCGTCTGCCTCCTGGACTTCGAGGTCCGCGAGGAGGGGGGAGCGCTGCTCTGGCGGGGCTCCCGGTACGTCCCCGTGCGCGAAGGGCGCTGGTCCGCCGAGCTCGAGGCTCCCGGACTCCCCGCGGCGGGCTGGAGCGTCCGGGCGCAGGGGCCCGCCGGCACGGGCTGGAGGGCCGTCGTCGACTCCGCACGCGCCTCCGAAGCGGCGTCGGCGGCGCCGGTTCCCGTGATCCCCGCACCCGCTTTGCCGCAGGCGCTCATCGACGTCCCCGTCGCTTCTCAAAGCCGCGGCGAGCTTCCCGTCTCCGTCTCCGCGGGAAGCTCGAAAGAGGAGCCGCGCCTGCGTCGGCTCGAGCGAGAGCTCGAGCGCACCCGACGGACGGCGGAGCTCTCGCAGAAGGAGGCCGAGCATTCCCGCGCGCGGCTGGAGGCCGTCGAGCGCACGCTCAGGCAGGGCGGAGCCGCCGCAGGAACTCCGCGCATCTACGAGGTCCATGACGGCGACACCCTGCGCTCCATCGCCGCGAAGCTCTATGGCGACGCGGAACGCTGGACCGAACTCTATGAAGCGAACTCCGACCGCCTTCAGAGGGGCGGCGACCCGGTGAGCGGACAGCGGCTCGTCGTCCCGCCGCCGCGCTGA
- a CDS encoding response regulator: protein MPRILIVDDEADMRMALANVLERLGHEVFEAGDGPAALARHAEGGVDLVLLDMRLPGMDGVEILRRLRERDAEVPIVMVTGYGSEEHAAEVLALGADHYLPKPFSNRELSEVVERVLASRRGGGAVGTLARRIEEKIHAPIAVEAGPLPRPRRGFGWSALLLGLAAAAAALWAVRAGRSRDYVVPFSHPSALVWRGDRLWAADWLAQTVYELELKAGGLRPLRTVVLPRSHIGGLALDGERLYLSDSWDRSLQVRRLDDRLTLLTSVPSPGPRPAALYHDGRYLWSSDAAAGRIYQHDPQSLAVLASFPSAARSPAALFKDEAYLWSADADTRSLFRHRLDNRLRVLEAYTLPELDRGAKPLACMTLRGRAVWIGRDGSSELLLRPLSAFKRRAPAKEDAP, encoded by the coding sequence ATGCCCCGCATCCTGATCGTCGACGACGAAGCCGACATGCGCATGGCGCTGGCGAACGTCCTCGAGCGCCTCGGCCACGAGGTCTTCGAGGCCGGCGACGGCCCGGCCGCGCTCGCGCGCCACGCGGAAGGCGGCGTCGACCTCGTCCTCCTCGACATGCGCCTGCCGGGCATGGACGGCGTCGAGATCCTCCGCCGCCTGCGCGAGCGCGACGCCGAGGTCCCCATCGTCATGGTCACGGGCTACGGCAGCGAGGAGCACGCGGCCGAGGTCCTCGCGCTCGGCGCCGACCACTACCTGCCCAAGCCCTTCAGCAACCGCGAGCTCTCCGAGGTCGTCGAGCGCGTCCTCGCCTCGCGGCGCGGCGGGGGAGCCGTCGGGACGCTCGCCCGCCGCATCGAGGAGAAGATCCACGCCCCCATCGCCGTCGAAGCGGGGCCCCTGCCCCGCCCGCGCCGGGGGTTCGGCTGGTCGGCCCTCCTCCTCGGCCTCGCCGCCGCGGCGGCCGCCCTCTGGGCCGTGCGCGCCGGGAGGTCCCGCGACTACGTCGTCCCCTTCTCGCACCCCTCCGCGCTCGTCTGGAGGGGGGACCGCCTCTGGGCCGCCGACTGGCTCGCCCAGACCGTCTACGAGCTCGAGCTGAAGGCCGGCGGCCTGCGCCCGCTGCGCACCGTCGTCCTGCCCCGCTCGCACATCGGCGGGCTGGCCCTCGACGGAGAGCGCCTCTACCTGAGCGATTCCTGGGACCGCTCCCTCCAGGTCCGGCGCCTCGACGACCGCCTCACCCTCCTCACCTCCGTCCCCAGCCCGGGTCCGCGTCCGGCCGCCCTCTACCACGACGGGCGCTACCTCTGGTCGAGCGACGCCGCCGCCGGACGCATCTACCAGCACGACCCGCAGAGCCTCGCCGTGCTGGCGAGCTTCCCTTCGGCCGCGCGCTCGCCCGCCGCCCTCTTCAAGGACGAGGCCTACCTCTGGTCGGCCGACGCCGACACCCGCTCGCTCTTCCGGCACCGTCTCGACAACCGCCTGCGCGTGCTCGAGGCCTACACCCTGCCGGAACTCGACCGCGGCGCGAAGCCGCTGGCCTGCATGACCCTGCGCGGCCGCGCCGTCTGGATCGGACGCGACGGCTCCTCCGAGCTCCTGCTCCGCCCGCTCTCCGCCTTCAAGCGCCGCGCGCCCGCGAAGGAGGACGCCCCTTGA
- a CDS encoding ATP-binding protein → MTNPWDEESFKQVGDLDAARLALRGAVATIRDLQELSTNLKGNLQEAANREKAAQSELGELRRQIEAWKAEGLKWEEDRKGRAAREERERERMRLEVIDGERGRIERERMLQEEQLSRLAAQLEEWRAVHQSRQNDVSTLKRILEQREAELLAAQREKEELAARVHRDGELLHRMRQKRDEEILDMVRAREEELERSRRDTADLVLKNQDLARTLAAQGQDSELRLKQREEELLKRAAAKEFELQDKYAKREAELQKAWAELENGLWARAKEAREKLDAAVQKQFDEQARRLADRSEEVEGLLARGKHELDAEHAKRTSELETRYAVLEKRLQDSHVRAEAERLKRFEDELAKEKTSLLAAADERAKTFEAERAARLEELRRREEALDAETARLRGGLEADLSTREAKLLNETQERERALEDRFQRRHLELQEAFIAKENDLREDWTRRKVELLAEHEKAVEAERAALAAQLEQRSRSLDEQYAARVVELESTQRALEEQFRSWKAGVQEESLRKEKNLDKQWHHREGELVARYEAALDGERRTAGVELEKTRAQFESQLHAAEQAHIADAERMRLDYESLERELREAFERRDAEQRERQLAELARARAQQDAALAAQALHYEGELERRESEARNAQQSLREESQSRQGALERSLADKELELSKARAAVDQAEKDAAAAWQKSREREEAFEAERAAWQGAEGTRQSRREEKYLALERRLQEVWTEKEREFLTRHREELAELARRQAAELQAAEAERRRDLERHAAEAAAQEAALQARYEDWKKEEGARLEAERVEWLERQRRALSRERETLGKELSAKSSQLDAEHAVRVRELEARRQALEERVRRQEEDAAAAWRERERVLGEDLQKRLAGEREALDALYRKKEEDLSAAHIALEGELRSAWERRARTLEDEAAARLEAARRELEAAGAQAAAQRAEQWELLKSAERDALRAELAKEADARRQTDLARQAESERALKARETRLEEAFAARERELERGFKERETALAAKLEAEREKALAERSLAEGSLRQRTGEAEKALARRAVELEEAASRRERELAEQLERARLERDRAAAALEEARAGLERAYREKEKELARELERRRAEADAEQAVLEEEHRKKAAALEAAYGARESELAERYRSAEEGLAAKIAELDQARAARLRETESLRRSLEEDFRKKASGLDDARAALDAAGRRREEEARAEEVRRDAALAEESRAAAARAEELRTRLESDHARRTTELETQRAALERERLEISDALRRDFEEKERALRDALETARVEERSRLEAEARALRAETEKSRRDLAAEAGRREAEREKSLRDARAELEAERQRSLSERKSLQEERALLEREATERETVRLTELDRRRAELEEEYRRREAALSGARAKTDEQVRLRLAEDLARQQEALRLELEERFARERAGLVAKETASARAELETRLRAEHEAAFKAEEASLRSADDARSAELSRREAELEAREKEVSRRHSELESLSQGLDAGTRERLAKEESSLSEREKALAQSRKTVDEARREILSKEAEVRALRDRLLASFKEGHGGSIPPAAFESELNDLVFGIAHQIRNPLGIVRSLVEDRLSGRLVLPGERRAMDAILRSIEGLRERLEQLVDYTRPLALKPRAVDVRDLVARALSETEARCRAAGVRVVQRIAEDSPELRADGKALRVALLHLIVNAVEAMPQGGTLTLSVRPEDAGRALRIEVSDTGPGVPTAQQKEVGRPFFTTKPGAVGLGLAIARRIAAAHGGKLEFVAPSGEGCRAALLLPAPAQRR, encoded by the coding sequence ATGACCAATCCTTGGGACGAAGAGTCTTTCAAGCAGGTCGGAGACCTCGACGCCGCGCGCCTCGCCCTGCGCGGCGCCGTCGCCACCATCCGCGACCTGCAGGAACTCAGCACCAATCTCAAGGGCAATCTGCAGGAGGCCGCCAATCGGGAGAAGGCGGCCCAGTCGGAGCTCGGGGAGCTGCGCCGTCAGATCGAGGCCTGGAAGGCCGAGGGGCTGAAGTGGGAGGAGGACCGCAAGGGCCGCGCCGCCCGCGAGGAGCGCGAGCGCGAGCGCATGCGCCTCGAGGTCATCGACGGGGAGCGCGGCCGCATCGAGCGCGAGCGCATGCTCCAGGAAGAGCAGCTCTCGCGCCTGGCCGCCCAGCTCGAGGAGTGGCGCGCGGTCCACCAGTCCCGCCAGAACGACGTATCGACCCTCAAGCGCATCCTCGAACAGCGCGAGGCCGAGCTCCTCGCCGCGCAGCGCGAGAAGGAGGAGCTCGCCGCCCGCGTGCACCGCGACGGGGAGCTGCTCCACCGCATGCGCCAGAAGCGCGACGAGGAGATCCTCGACATGGTCCGCGCCCGCGAGGAGGAGCTCGAGCGCTCCCGCCGCGACACCGCCGACCTCGTGCTCAAGAACCAGGACCTCGCCCGCACGCTCGCGGCCCAGGGACAGGACTCCGAGCTCCGTCTCAAGCAGCGCGAGGAGGAGCTCCTCAAGCGCGCCGCCGCCAAGGAGTTCGAGCTGCAGGACAAGTACGCGAAGCGCGAGGCCGAGCTGCAGAAGGCCTGGGCCGAGCTCGAGAACGGGCTCTGGGCCCGCGCCAAGGAAGCCCGCGAGAAGCTCGACGCCGCCGTGCAGAAGCAGTTCGACGAGCAGGCCCGCCGCCTCGCCGACCGCTCGGAGGAAGTCGAAGGCCTCCTCGCGCGCGGGAAGCACGAGCTCGACGCCGAGCACGCGAAGCGCACCTCGGAGCTGGAGACCCGCTACGCGGTCCTCGAGAAGCGCCTGCAGGACTCGCACGTCCGCGCGGAAGCCGAGCGCCTCAAGCGCTTCGAGGACGAGCTCGCCAAGGAGAAGACGAGCCTCCTCGCCGCCGCCGACGAGCGCGCCAAGACCTTCGAGGCGGAGCGCGCCGCGCGGCTCGAGGAGCTCCGCCGCCGCGAGGAAGCCCTCGACGCCGAGACCGCCCGCCTGCGCGGGGGACTCGAGGCCGATCTCTCCACCCGCGAGGCGAAGCTCCTCAACGAGACCCAGGAGCGCGAGCGCGCCCTCGAGGACCGCTTCCAGCGCCGCCATCTCGAGCTGCAGGAAGCGTTCATCGCGAAGGAGAACGACCTGCGCGAGGACTGGACCCGCCGCAAGGTCGAGCTCCTCGCCGAGCACGAGAAGGCCGTCGAGGCCGAGCGGGCGGCCCTCGCCGCCCAGCTCGAGCAGCGCAGCCGCAGCCTCGACGAGCAGTACGCCGCGCGCGTCGTCGAGCTGGAGAGCACCCAGCGCGCGCTCGAGGAGCAGTTCCGCTCCTGGAAGGCCGGCGTCCAGGAGGAGTCGCTGCGCAAGGAGAAGAACCTCGACAAGCAGTGGCATCATCGCGAAGGAGAGCTCGTCGCCCGCTACGAGGCCGCCCTCGACGGAGAACGCCGCACCGCCGGCGTCGAGCTCGAGAAGACCCGCGCCCAGTTCGAGTCCCAGCTGCATGCCGCCGAGCAGGCCCACATCGCCGACGCCGAGCGCATGCGCCTCGATTACGAGAGCCTCGAGCGCGAGCTCCGCGAGGCCTTCGAGCGCCGCGACGCCGAGCAGCGCGAGCGCCAGCTCGCCGAGCTCGCCCGCGCGCGCGCCCAGCAGGACGCCGCCCTCGCCGCCCAGGCGCTCCACTATGAGGGAGAGCTCGAGCGCCGCGAGAGCGAGGCCAGGAACGCCCAGCAGTCCCTGCGCGAAGAGTCCCAGTCGCGCCAGGGTGCGCTGGAGCGCTCCCTCGCGGACAAGGAGCTCGAGCTCTCCAAGGCCCGCGCCGCCGTCGACCAGGCGGAGAAGGACGCCGCCGCCGCCTGGCAGAAGTCCCGCGAGCGCGAGGAGGCCTTCGAAGCCGAGCGCGCCGCCTGGCAGGGCGCCGAGGGCACTCGGCAGTCCCGCCGCGAGGAGAAGTACCTCGCGCTCGAGCGTCGGCTCCAGGAAGTCTGGACCGAGAAGGAGCGCGAGTTCCTCACCCGCCACCGCGAGGAGCTCGCCGAGCTCGCGCGCCGGCAGGCCGCGGAGCTGCAGGCCGCCGAGGCGGAACGCCGCCGCGACCTCGAGCGCCACGCCGCGGAGGCCGCCGCGCAGGAAGCGGCGCTCCAGGCCCGCTACGAGGACTGGAAGAAGGAAGAGGGCGCCCGCCTCGAAGCCGAGCGCGTCGAATGGCTCGAGCGCCAGCGTCGCGCGCTCTCCCGCGAGCGGGAGACGCTGGGCAAGGAGCTCTCCGCGAAGTCCTCCCAGCTCGACGCCGAGCACGCGGTCCGGGTACGGGAGCTCGAGGCGCGCCGACAGGCGCTCGAGGAGCGCGTGCGCCGTCAGGAGGAGGACGCCGCCGCCGCGTGGCGGGAGCGCGAGCGCGTCCTCGGAGAAGACCTGCAGAAGCGCCTCGCCGGCGAGCGGGAAGCCCTCGATGCCCTTTATAGGAAGAAGGAGGAGGACCTTTCCGCCGCGCACATCGCCCTCGAGGGGGAGCTGCGCTCCGCCTGGGAGCGCCGCGCCCGGACGCTGGAGGACGAGGCGGCGGCGCGGCTCGAAGCCGCCCGGCGCGAGCTCGAGGCCGCGGGGGCGCAGGCCGCCGCCCAGCGCGCCGAGCAATGGGAGCTCCTCAAGAGCGCGGAGCGCGACGCCCTGCGCGCGGAGCTCGCCAAGGAGGCGGACGCGCGCCGCCAGACGGACCTTGCGCGTCAGGCCGAGTCCGAACGCGCGCTCAAGGCGCGCGAGACCCGTCTCGAAGAGGCCTTCGCGGCCCGCGAACGCGAGCTCGAGCGCGGCTTCAAGGAGCGCGAGACCGCGCTCGCCGCGAAGCTCGAGGCCGAACGGGAGAAGGCCCTCGCCGAGCGCTCGCTCGCCGAAGGCTCCCTGCGCCAGCGGACGGGAGAGGCCGAGAAGGCCCTCGCGCGCCGCGCCGTCGAGCTCGAGGAAGCCGCCTCCCGCCGCGAGCGCGAGCTCGCCGAACAGCTCGAGCGCGCCCGCCTGGAGCGCGACCGCGCCGCCGCCGCCCTCGAGGAGGCCCGCGCGGGCCTCGAGCGCGCCTACCGAGAGAAGGAGAAGGAACTCGCCCGCGAGCTCGAGCGCCGCCGCGCCGAGGCCGACGCGGAGCAGGCGGTCCTGGAAGAGGAGCACCGCAAGAAGGCCGCCGCGCTCGAGGCGGCGTACGGGGCGCGCGAGAGCGAGCTGGCGGAGCGCTACCGGAGCGCCGAGGAAGGGCTCGCGGCGAAGATCGCCGAGCTCGACCAGGCCCGTGCCGCGCGTCTGCGGGAGACCGAGTCGCTGCGGCGCAGCCTCGAAGAGGATTTCCGCAAGAAGGCCTCCGGGCTCGACGACGCCCGCGCCGCGCTGGACGCCGCGGGACGACGCCGCGAGGAAGAAGCCCGCGCCGAGGAGGTCCGTCGCGACGCCGCCCTCGCCGAGGAGAGCCGCGCCGCGGCCGCCCGCGCCGAAGAGCTGCGCACGCGCCTGGAGAGCGACCACGCGCGCCGGACGACCGAGCTCGAGACCCAGCGCGCGGCGCTGGAGCGCGAGCGTCTGGAGATCTCCGACGCGCTGCGCCGCGATTTCGAGGAGAAGGAGCGGGCGCTGCGCGACGCCCTCGAGACCGCGCGCGTCGAGGAACGCTCGCGCCTCGAGGCCGAGGCCCGCGCCCTGCGCGCCGAGACCGAGAAGAGCCGCCGCGACCTCGCCGCCGAAGCCGGGCGCCGCGAAGCCGAGCGCGAGAAGTCCCTGCGGGACGCCCGCGCCGAGCTCGAAGCCGAACGCCAGCGCAGCCTCTCCGAGCGGAAATCCCTCCAGGAGGAACGCGCCCTCCTCGAGCGCGAGGCGACGGAGCGCGAGACCGTCCGGCTCACCGAACTCGACCGGCGCCGCGCGGAGCTCGAAGAGGAGTACCGGCGCCGCGAAGCCGCCCTCTCCGGCGCACGGGCGAAGACCGACGAGCAGGTCCGCCTGCGCCTCGCCGAGGATCTCGCCCGTCAGCAGGAAGCGCTCCGACTCGAACTCGAGGAACGCTTCGCGCGCGAACGCGCCGGCCTCGTCGCGAAGGAGACCGCCTCCGCGCGCGCCGAGCTGGAGACGCGCCTGCGCGCGGAGCATGAGGCGGCCTTCAAGGCCGAAGAGGCCTCCCTGCGCTCCGCCGACGACGCGCGGAGCGCCGAGCTCTCCCGCCGCGAGGCCGAGCTGGAGGCCCGCGAGAAGGAGGTCTCCCGCCGGCACTCCGAGCTCGAGTCGCTGAGCCAGGGCCTCGACGCCGGGACCCGCGAGCGTCTGGCCAAGGAGGAATCCTCGCTCTCCGAGCGCGAGAAGGCCCTCGCGCAGAGCCGCAAGACCGTGGACGAAGCCCGCCGGGAGATCCTCTCCAAGGAAGCGGAGGTCCGCGCCCTGCGCGACCGCCTCCTCGCGTCCTTCAAGGAAGGCCACGGCGGCTCCATCCCGCCGGCGGCCTTCGAGAGCGAACTCAACGACCTCGTCTTCGGCATCGCCCATCAGATCCGCAACCCGCTCGGCATCGTCCGCAGCCTCGTGGAGGACCGCCTCAGCGGCCGCCTCGTCCTGCCGGGGGAGCGCCGCGCCATGGACGCCATCCTGCGCTCCATCGAGGGGCTGCGCGAACGCCTCGAACAGCTCGTCGACTACACCCGGCCGCTCGCGCTCAAGCCGCGCGCCGTGGACGTCCGCGACCTCGTCGCCCGCGCCCTCTCCGAGACGGAAGCCCGCTGCAGGGCCGCCGGCGTGCGCGTCGTCCAGCGCATCGCGGAGGACTCCCCGGAGCTGCGCGCCGACGGCAAGGCCCTGCGCGTGGCCCTGCTCCACCTGATCGTCAACGCCGTCGAGGCCATGCCTCAGGGAGGGACGCTCACCCTCTCCGTGCGGCCCGAGGACGCCGGACGGGCCCTTCGCATCGAGGTCTCCGACACCGGACCGGGCGTCCCGACGGCCCAGCAGAAGGAGGTCGGCCGGCCGTTCTTCACGACGAAGCCCGGCGCCGTGGGCCTCGGACTCGCCATCGCCCGCCGCATCGCCGCGGCGCACGGCGGGAAGCTCGAGTTCGTCGCACCGTCGGGCGAAGGCTGCCGCGCGGCGCTGCTCCTGCCCGCGCCGGCGCAGAGGCGATAA
- a CDS encoding carboxypeptidase-like regulatory domain-containing protein, with the protein MECPGCHEAISGKLETCPHCFYDLRAHRGAGAKKAGLPGYEDLDGPDPEIVPVPDAHVDNVHYKPKASPFRYVLLALVFVLGVALFYLGKDFMRERRAAEEMTAAIANKPAQALPPAATAAATVPAAGTDAPAAAEEPVETPAPEAPAPAAPAPVEAEFWRFEGRVYDILSLKPVAGANLTFLADDGGQGGAVSGSDGRFRVKLPSSSGGYRVIVDQSDYDGDHFDDPSANYRSMTLAARAVLRNSVPKHRPWKGGAGTVRRDIALFPLSPDSQE; encoded by the coding sequence ATGGAGTGCCCGGGCTGCCACGAGGCGATCAGCGGCAAGCTCGAGACCTGCCCCCATTGCTTCTACGACCTGCGGGCGCACCGCGGCGCGGGCGCGAAGAAGGCCGGCCTGCCGGGCTATGAGGACCTCGACGGCCCCGATCCGGAGATCGTGCCGGTCCCCGATGCGCACGTCGACAACGTCCACTACAAGCCCAAGGCCTCCCCGTTCCGCTACGTCCTCCTCGCGCTGGTCTTCGTCCTCGGCGTCGCCCTCTTCTACCTGGGCAAGGATTTCATGCGCGAACGCCGGGCCGCCGAGGAGATGACCGCGGCCATCGCCAACAAGCCCGCGCAGGCCCTCCCCCCCGCCGCGACCGCGGCGGCGACGGTCCCCGCCGCGGGGACGGACGCTCCCGCCGCAGCCGAGGAGCCGGTCGAGACGCCGGCTCCGGAGGCTCCCGCGCCGGCCGCGCCGGCTCCCGTCGAAGCCGAGTTCTGGCGCTTCGAGGGCCGCGTCTACGACATCCTCTCGCTGAAGCCGGTGGCCGGAGCCAACCTGACCTTCCTCGCCGACGACGGCGGGCAGGGCGGAGCCGTCTCGGGCTCCGACGGACGCTTCCGCGTCAAGCTCCCCTCCTCGTCGGGCGGGTACCGCGTCATCGTCGACCAATCCGACTACGACGGGGACCATTTCGACGACCCCTCCGCGAACTACCGCTCGATGACCCTCGCGGCCCGCGCGGTCCTGCGCAACTCGGTCCCGAAGCACCGGCCCTGGAAGGGCGGCGCCGGGACCGTGCGCCGCGACATCGCCCTCTTCCCCCTCTCGCCGGACTCCCAGGAGTGA
- a CDS encoding undecaprenyl-diphosphate phosphatase: MISPFQALVYGLLQGLTEFLPVSSSAHLSLLPWLAGWPDPGLAFDVALHAGTLAALLAYFRADWARMLRAALREPRSEEARRLWVLALASVPAGLAGLLLEKQAETVFRTPALVAATLALFGLLLAWADRFAKDGGNAGDPSPSRALLIGAAQALAIVPGVSRSGATITAGLFLGLDREAAARFSFLLATPITAAAALHKVPKLGAGLLDPGVLLAVAASALSGAAAIHFLLRWTRRAGYLPFAAYRILLAAAIFASACRA, translated from the coding sequence GTGATCAGCCCGTTCCAGGCCCTGGTCTACGGGCTCCTCCAGGGACTCACCGAGTTCCTCCCCGTCTCCAGCTCCGCGCACCTGAGCCTGCTCCCCTGGCTGGCGGGCTGGCCCGACCCCGGCCTGGCCTTCGACGTCGCCCTGCACGCCGGCACCCTCGCCGCCCTGCTCGCGTACTTCCGCGCGGACTGGGCCCGCATGCTCCGCGCCGCCCTCCGGGAACCGCGTTCCGAGGAGGCGCGGCGGCTCTGGGTCCTGGCGCTGGCGTCGGTCCCGGCCGGACTCGCCGGGCTGCTCCTCGAGAAGCAGGCCGAGACCGTCTTCAGGACGCCCGCGCTCGTCGCGGCGACCCTCGCCCTCTTCGGCCTCCTCCTCGCGTGGGCCGACCGCTTCGCGAAGGACGGCGGGAACGCGGGCGACCCTTCCCCTTCCCGCGCGCTGCTCATCGGCGCCGCGCAGGCGCTGGCCATCGTTCCCGGGGTCTCCCGCTCGGGAGCGACGATCACGGCGGGACTCTTCCTGGGTCTCGACCGCGAGGCCGCCGCGCGCTTCTCGTTTTTGCTCGCGACCCCGATCACGGCGGCGGCGGCGCTGCACAAGGTCCCGAAGCTCGGCGCCGGGCTCCTCGACCCGGGCGTGCTGCTCGCGGTGGCCGCGTCGGCCCTGAGCGGGGCGGCGGCCATCCATTTCCTGCTGCGCTGGACTCGACGGGCCGGCTACCTGCCGTTCGCCGCGTACAGGATCCTCCTCGCGGCCGCTATCTTCGCGTCGGCCTGCCGAGCCTAG